In Pajaroellobacter abortibovis, the following are encoded in one genomic region:
- a CDS encoding ABC transporter substrate-binding protein, whose translation MTINQFTNHPALNAASEGIIKVLRECHPNLEIQRHEAQGSPTTTFHIAKHQASLKPIAMIGIATPSAQSTLRARQKQTTLIAFAAVTNPSAAHLADVANVIGVADHPPVEKLVQTIKKVFPTKKKIGIIFNSG comes from the coding sequence GTGACTATCAACCAATTTACTAACCATCCCGCTCTCAATGCAGCTTCCGAAGGAATCATCAAAGTTCTGCGCGAGTGCCACCCAAACCTCGAAATCCAGCGACATGAAGCCCAAGGGAGCCCCACCACAACCTTCCACATCGCGAAACATCAAGCGAGCCTTAAGCCGATTGCGATGATTGGGATTGCAACACCGTCCGCTCAATCCACCCTCAGAGCAAGGCAAAAACAAACAACCCTCATCGCTTTTGCAGCAGTGACCAATCCTTCTGCAGCTCATCTAGCCGATGTAGCCAATGTAATAGGAGTGGCGGATCATCCCCCTGTGGAGAAATTGGTTCAAACCATCAAGAAAGTTTTCCCCACAAAGAAGAAAATCGGGATCATTTTCAATTCAGGATAG
- the coaE gene encoding dephospho-CoA kinase (Dephospho-CoA kinase (CoaE) performs the final step in coenzyme A biosynthesis.) yields the protein MHLFSLTGGIASGKSEVASRFQARGLTVINADQLARAAVASGTEGLKKVIATFGPSVLTPQGTLDRSALGHIIFSDPYQRHLLNTLLHPQIATLLQKEIERLISLGVPLACYESPLIVETGLQDRFRPLVVVTSPVSLQVQRLCHVRGLSPFQAHQRIYTQAPSSSKVASADFLICNTASMEQLKREADRVLDQIRYDLTGVRDKGGTANLPRKFEKTPPIEGRAIHN from the coding sequence ATGCATCTTTTTAGCCTTACAGGGGGGATTGCTTCAGGAAAATCAGAGGTAGCAAGCCGATTTCAAGCGCGAGGGCTCACTGTGATCAATGCAGATCAATTAGCCAGAGCCGCCGTTGCTTCAGGAACAGAAGGGCTTAAGAAAGTCATTGCCACCTTTGGCCCTTCCGTACTTACCCCCCAGGGGACACTCGATCGCTCTGCTCTTGGACACATCATCTTCAGCGATCCCTACCAGCGCCACCTCCTCAACACGCTCCTCCATCCCCAGATTGCAACCCTCCTCCAGAAAGAAATCGAACGGCTGATTTCTCTAGGAGTACCTCTGGCCTGTTACGAATCCCCGCTGATCGTAGAGACTGGACTCCAGGATCGATTCCGTCCATTGGTCGTTGTGACCTCACCAGTTTCCCTTCAAGTGCAACGCCTCTGTCATGTGAGGGGCCTGTCCCCTTTTCAAGCCCATCAGCGGATTTACACACAAGCTCCTTCTTCTTCAAAGGTCGCATCAGCGGATTTTTTAATTTGCAATACTGCTTCCATGGAACAGTTAAAAAGAGAGGCTGACAGGGTCCTGGATCAAATTCGCTATGATCTGACAGGGGTTCGAGACAAAGGAGGGACAGCAAACCTTCCAAGAAAGTTTGAGAAAACACCACCTATTGAAGGAAGAGCCATCCACAATTAA